One part of the Phacochoerus africanus isolate WHEZ1 chromosome 7, ROS_Pafr_v1, whole genome shotgun sequence genome encodes these proteins:
- the DAZAP2 gene encoding DAZ-associated protein 2 isoform X1, with the protein MNSKGQYPTQPTYPVQPPGNPVYPQTLHLPQAPPYTDAPPAYSELYRPSFVHPGAATVPTMSAAFPGASLYLPMAQSVAVGPLGSTIPMAYYPVGPIYPPGSTVLVEGGYDTGARFGAGATAGNIPPPPPGCPPNAAQLAVMQGANVLVTQRKGNFFMGGSDGGYTIW; encoded by the exons ATGAACAGCAAAG GTCAATATCCAACGCAGCCAACCTACCCGGTGCAGCCTCCCGGGAATCCTGTGTACCCTCAGACCTTGCATCTTCCTCAGGCTCCACCCTATACTGATGCTCCACCTGCCTATTCAGAG CTCTATCGTCCGAGCTTTGTGCACCCAGGGgctgccacagtccccaccatgtCAGCTGCATTTCCTGGCGCCTCACTGTACCTTCCCATGGCCCAGTCTGTGGCTGTTGGACCTTTAGGTTCCACAATCCCCATGGCTTATTATCCAGTTGGTCCCATCTATCCACCTGGTTCAACAGTGCTGGTGGAAGGAGGGTATGATACAGGTGCCAGATTTGGAGCTGGCGCTACTGCTGGCAACATTCCT cCTCCTCCCCCTGGATGCCCTCCCAATGCTGCTCAGCTGGCAGTCATGCAGGGAGCGAATGTCCTCGTAACTCAGCGGAAGGGAAACTTCTTCATGGGTGGCTCAGATGGCGGCTACACCATCTGGTGA
- the DAZAP2 gene encoding DAZ-associated protein 2 isoform X2: MNSKGQYPTQPTYPVQPPGNPVYPQTLHLPQAPPYTDAPPAYSELYRPSFVHPGAATVPTMSAAFPGASLYLPMAQSVAVGPLGSTIPMAYYPVGPIYPPASSPWMPSQCCSAGSHAGSECPRNSAEGKLLHGWLRWRLHHLVKNQGHLCAGKDVTYLQHFSQCNCFSHINLKLQFRHMLLGCLSGAQTFRHFSNLIRNRVMVAVPP; this comes from the exons ATGAACAGCAAAG GTCAATATCCAACGCAGCCAACCTACCCGGTGCAGCCTCCCGGGAATCCTGTGTACCCTCAGACCTTGCATCTTCCTCAGGCTCCACCCTATACTGATGCTCCACCTGCCTATTCAGAG CTCTATCGTCCGAGCTTTGTGCACCCAGGGgctgccacagtccccaccatgtCAGCTGCATTTCCTGGCGCCTCACTGTACCTTCCCATGGCCCAGTCTGTGGCTGTTGGACCTTTAGGTTCCACAATCCCCATGGCTTATTATCCAGTTGGTCCCATCTATCCACCTG cCTCCTCCCCCTGGATGCCCTCCCAATGCTGCTCAGCTGGCAGTCATGCAGGGAGCGAATGTCCTCGTAACTCAGCGGAAGGGAAACTTCTTCATGGGTGGCTCAGATGGCGGCTACACCATCTGGTGAAGAACCAAGGCCACCTCTGTGCCGGGAAAGACGTCACATACCTTCAGCACTTCTCACAATGTAACTGCTTTAGTCATATTAACCTGAAGTTGCAGTTTAGACACATGTTGTTGGGGTGTCTTTCTGGTGCCCAAACTTTCAGGCACTTTTCAAACTTAATAAGGAACCGTGTAATGGTAGCAGTACCTCCCTAA